One region of Primulina tabacum isolate GXHZ01 chromosome 1, ASM2559414v2, whole genome shotgun sequence genomic DNA includes:
- the LOC142505033 gene encoding uncharacterized protein LOC142505033 produces MKPVWASCPFDQWGMDIVGPFPIARAQKKFLLVAVDYFSKWVEAEPLAKITEQEVLKFLWKNIVCRFGVPRRLISDNRRQFQGKEIISWCREMKITQSFTSAVLPVEIGKTSSRIESYPDANDQSRALELDLVEEKRDQAFI; encoded by the exons ATGAAGCCTGTTTGGGCATCTTGCCCCTTTGATCAGTGGGGTATGGATATTGTGGGCCCCTTCCCAATTGCCCGGGCTCAGAAAAAATTCTTGCTGGTGGCTGTAGATTATTTCTCTAAATGGGTGGAAGCTGAGCCCTTGGCCAAGATCACTGAGCAAGAAGTTCTGAAATTTCTATGGAAGAACATAGTATGCCGGTTTGGAGTACCCAGAAGGCTGATCTCAGATAATAGAAGACAGTTTCAGGGCAAAGAGATTATATCATGGTGTCGGGAGATGAAGATCACCCAGTCCTTTACCTCCGCTG tccTTCCAGTGGAGATCGGAAAAACTTCTTCCCGGATAGAATCTTACCCGGATGCTAATGATCAAAGCCGGGCTTTGGAGTTGGATTTGGTGGAAGAAAAAAGAGATCAAGCATTCATTTGA